One stretch of Chelonia mydas isolate rCheMyd1 chromosome 21, rCheMyd1.pri.v2, whole genome shotgun sequence DNA includes these proteins:
- the LOC114020317 gene encoding uncharacterized protein LOC114020317 isoform X2, whose amino-acid sequence MKSLLQGTDSGLETKYVEILRFQAPGSGSPVTRISSTPHCNRPSVLQLVRNLFGLRQSAQEGPETRADAQERSNIGDREENSSLVPAGAESETGQPAGKELTGDHPIDEPRGDATGDLIGEIHGELKDISLGDTPSSRGRRSPPTLDHSGMEMGDSGDWALSDLSESGSCIGASVDEEEKQSMGSGATGEACGQRSGTGDAGGASAERWPLGSRPSVLQLVRNLFGLRQSAQEGPETRADAQERGDVGDREEDSSLVPAGAESETSQPAGKELTGDHPTDEPRGDATGDRMGEILGELKNSSLGGTPSSRGRRSPPTLDHSGMEMGDAGGFVNTAVGKDKTAQDPCNRISGREAERVGEASGDTGTWGKAGISQVPRADNEGIRPTAGPLALTAQDFRAKEEREHLLKEDLNGGSPKAELSPWNKLINMYKQRRKLPVPKEHPVQLEMEEGATLNLTVYEFATPEPHLISSESSGTALIYRFPDDRAGETVGHFGRAQGDLRTNGLEAPEAD is encoded by the exons GCCCTCGGTGCTCCAGCTTGTTAGGAACCTCTTTGGGCTCAGGCAGAGCGCACAGGAGGGCCCAGAAACCAGAGCAGACGCACAAGAGCGGAGTAATATTGGGGACCGAGAAGAAAACAGCTCCCTGGTGCCTGCTGGGGCTGAGTCTGAGACCGGCCAGCCAGCGGGCAAAGAGCTAACTGGCGACCACCCGATCGATGAGCCCCGTGGAGATGCAACAGGCGACCTCATAGGGGAGATCCATGGCGAGCTGAAGGATATCAGTCTGGGGGACACCCCTTCCAGCCGTGGCAGGAGATCCCCTCCTACGCTGGACCACAGTGGCATGGAGATGGGAGACTCCGGTGACTGGGCCTTGTCAGACCTCTCCGAGAGCGGGAGCTGCATTGGCGCCAGCGTGGAcgaggaggagaagcagagcatGGGAAGTGGAGCAACAGGGGAGGCATGCGGGCAGCGCTCTGGGACAGGAGATGCGGGAGGAGCATCTGCTGAGAGATGGCCCTTGGGGAG CAGGCCCTCGGTGCTCCAGCTTGTTAGGAACCTCTTTGGGCTCAGGCAGAGCGCACAGGAGGGCCCAGAAACCAGAGCAGACGCACAAGAGAGAGGGGACGTCGGGGACCGAGAAGAAGACAGCTCCCTGGTGCCCGCTGGGGCTGAGTCTGAGACCAGCCAGCCAGCGGGCAAAGAGCTAACTGGCGACCACCCGACCGATGAGCCCCGTGGAGATGCAACAGGCGACCGCATGGGGGAGATCCTTGGAGAACTGAAGAATAGCAGTCTTGGGGGCACCCCTTCCAGCCGTGGCAGGAGATCCCCTCCTACGCTGGACCACAGTGGCATGGAGATGGGAGATGCCGGTGGCTTTGTCAACACTGCTGTGGGCAAAGATAAAACAGCCCAGGATCCGTGCAACAGAATCTCTGGCAGGGAAGCAGAGAGGGTGGGAGAAGCTTCTGGTGACACAGGAACATGGGGAAA GGCTGGGATCTCACAGGTTCCGCGTGCTGACAACGAAGGAATCAGACCGACTGCAGGACCCCTGGCACTGACCGCCCAGGACTTCCGTgccaaggaagagagagagcaccTCCTGAAAG AGGATCTAAATGGAGGATCTCCGAAGGCAGAGCTGTCTCCATGGAACAAGCTCATCAACATGTACAAGCAGAGACGGAAGCTTCCTGTTCCTAAG GAACACCCAGTGCAGCTGGAAATGGAAGAGGGAGCCACTCTGAATCTAACTGTTTATGAATTTGCAACACCCGAGCCTCATCTCATCTCTTCAGAATCCTCTGGTACTGCCCTGATCTATAG GTTTCCCGATGACAGAGCTGGGGAAACTGTTGGCCACTTTGGGAGAGCCCAGGGAGACCTGAGGACCAATGGACTGGAAGCTCCTGAAGCAGACTGA
- the LOC114020317 gene encoding circumsporozoite protein isoform X3 produces MKSLLQGTDSGLETKYVEILRFQAPGSGSPVTRISSTPHCNSRPSVLQLVRNLFGLRQSAQEGPETRADAQERSNIGDREENSSLVPAGAESETGQPAGKELTGDHPIDEPRGDATGDLIGEIHGELKDISLGDTPSSRGRRSPPTLDHSGMEMGDSGDWALSDLSESGSCIGASVDEEEKQSMGSGATGEACGQRSGTGDAGGASAERWPLGRPSVLQLVRNLFGLRQSAQEGPETRADAQERGDVGDREEDSSLVPAGAESETSQPAGKELTGDHPTDEPRGDATGDRMGEILGELKNSSLGGTPSSRGRRSPPTLDHSGMEMGDAGGFVNTAVGKDKTAQDPCNRISGREAERVGEASGDTGTWGKAGISQVPRADNEGIRPTAGPLALTAQDFRAKEEREHLLKEDLNGGSPKAELSPWNKLINMYKQRRKLPVPKEHPVQLEMEEGATLNLTVYEFATPEPHLISSESSGTALIYRFPDDRAGETVGHFGRAQGDLRTNGLEAPEAD; encoded by the exons CAGGCCCTCGGTGCTCCAGCTTGTTAGGAACCTCTTTGGGCTCAGGCAGAGCGCACAGGAGGGCCCAGAAACCAGAGCAGACGCACAAGAGCGGAGTAATATTGGGGACCGAGAAGAAAACAGCTCCCTGGTGCCTGCTGGGGCTGAGTCTGAGACCGGCCAGCCAGCGGGCAAAGAGCTAACTGGCGACCACCCGATCGATGAGCCCCGTGGAGATGCAACAGGCGACCTCATAGGGGAGATCCATGGCGAGCTGAAGGATATCAGTCTGGGGGACACCCCTTCCAGCCGTGGCAGGAGATCCCCTCCTACGCTGGACCACAGTGGCATGGAGATGGGAGACTCCGGTGACTGGGCCTTGTCAGACCTCTCCGAGAGCGGGAGCTGCATTGGCGCCAGCGTGGAcgaggaggagaagcagagcatGGGAAGTGGAGCAACAGGGGAGGCATGCGGGCAGCGCTCTGGGACAGGAGATGCGGGAGGAGCATCTGCTGAGAGATGGCCCTTGGGGAG GCCCTCGGTGCTCCAGCTTGTTAGGAACCTCTTTGGGCTCAGGCAGAGCGCACAGGAGGGCCCAGAAACCAGAGCAGACGCACAAGAGAGAGGGGACGTCGGGGACCGAGAAGAAGACAGCTCCCTGGTGCCCGCTGGGGCTGAGTCTGAGACCAGCCAGCCAGCGGGCAAAGAGCTAACTGGCGACCACCCGACCGATGAGCCCCGTGGAGATGCAACAGGCGACCGCATGGGGGAGATCCTTGGAGAACTGAAGAATAGCAGTCTTGGGGGCACCCCTTCCAGCCGTGGCAGGAGATCCCCTCCTACGCTGGACCACAGTGGCATGGAGATGGGAGATGCCGGTGGCTTTGTCAACACTGCTGTGGGCAAAGATAAAACAGCCCAGGATCCGTGCAACAGAATCTCTGGCAGGGAAGCAGAGAGGGTGGGAGAAGCTTCTGGTGACACAGGAACATGGGGAAA GGCTGGGATCTCACAGGTTCCGCGTGCTGACAACGAAGGAATCAGACCGACTGCAGGACCCCTGGCACTGACCGCCCAGGACTTCCGTgccaaggaagagagagagcaccTCCTGAAAG AGGATCTAAATGGAGGATCTCCGAAGGCAGAGCTGTCTCCATGGAACAAGCTCATCAACATGTACAAGCAGAGACGGAAGCTTCCTGTTCCTAAG GAACACCCAGTGCAGCTGGAAATGGAAGAGGGAGCCACTCTGAATCTAACTGTTTATGAATTTGCAACACCCGAGCCTCATCTCATCTCTTCAGAATCCTCTGGTACTGCCCTGATCTATAG GTTTCCCGATGACAGAGCTGGGGAAACTGTTGGCCACTTTGGGAGAGCCCAGGGAGACCTGAGGACCAATGGACTGGAAGCTCCTGAAGCAGACTGA
- the LOC114020317 gene encoding uncharacterized protein LOC114020317 isoform X1, whose product MKSLLQGTDSGLETKYVEILRFQAPGSGSPVTRISSTPHCNSRPSVLQLVRNLFGLRQSAQEGPETRADAQERSNIGDREENSSLVPAGAESETGQPAGKELTGDHPIDEPRGDATGDLIGEIHGELKDISLGDTPSSRGRRSPPTLDHSGMEMGDSGDWALSDLSESGSCIGASVDEEEKQSMGSGATGEACGQRSGTGDAGGASAERWPLGSRPSVLQLVRNLFGLRQSAQEGPETRADAQERGDVGDREEDSSLVPAGAESETSQPAGKELTGDHPTDEPRGDATGDRMGEILGELKNSSLGGTPSSRGRRSPPTLDHSGMEMGDAGGFVNTAVGKDKTAQDPCNRISGREAERVGEASGDTGTWGKAGISQVPRADNEGIRPTAGPLALTAQDFRAKEEREHLLKEDLNGGSPKAELSPWNKLINMYKQRRKLPVPKEHPVQLEMEEGATLNLTVYEFATPEPHLISSESSGTALIYRFPDDRAGETVGHFGRAQGDLRTNGLEAPEAD is encoded by the exons CAGGCCCTCGGTGCTCCAGCTTGTTAGGAACCTCTTTGGGCTCAGGCAGAGCGCACAGGAGGGCCCAGAAACCAGAGCAGACGCACAAGAGCGGAGTAATATTGGGGACCGAGAAGAAAACAGCTCCCTGGTGCCTGCTGGGGCTGAGTCTGAGACCGGCCAGCCAGCGGGCAAAGAGCTAACTGGCGACCACCCGATCGATGAGCCCCGTGGAGATGCAACAGGCGACCTCATAGGGGAGATCCATGGCGAGCTGAAGGATATCAGTCTGGGGGACACCCCTTCCAGCCGTGGCAGGAGATCCCCTCCTACGCTGGACCACAGTGGCATGGAGATGGGAGACTCCGGTGACTGGGCCTTGTCAGACCTCTCCGAGAGCGGGAGCTGCATTGGCGCCAGCGTGGAcgaggaggagaagcagagcatGGGAAGTGGAGCAACAGGGGAGGCATGCGGGCAGCGCTCTGGGACAGGAGATGCGGGAGGAGCATCTGCTGAGAGATGGCCCTTGGGGAG CAGGCCCTCGGTGCTCCAGCTTGTTAGGAACCTCTTTGGGCTCAGGCAGAGCGCACAGGAGGGCCCAGAAACCAGAGCAGACGCACAAGAGAGAGGGGACGTCGGGGACCGAGAAGAAGACAGCTCCCTGGTGCCCGCTGGGGCTGAGTCTGAGACCAGCCAGCCAGCGGGCAAAGAGCTAACTGGCGACCACCCGACCGATGAGCCCCGTGGAGATGCAACAGGCGACCGCATGGGGGAGATCCTTGGAGAACTGAAGAATAGCAGTCTTGGGGGCACCCCTTCCAGCCGTGGCAGGAGATCCCCTCCTACGCTGGACCACAGTGGCATGGAGATGGGAGATGCCGGTGGCTTTGTCAACACTGCTGTGGGCAAAGATAAAACAGCCCAGGATCCGTGCAACAGAATCTCTGGCAGGGAAGCAGAGAGGGTGGGAGAAGCTTCTGGTGACACAGGAACATGGGGAAA GGCTGGGATCTCACAGGTTCCGCGTGCTGACAACGAAGGAATCAGACCGACTGCAGGACCCCTGGCACTGACCGCCCAGGACTTCCGTgccaaggaagagagagagcaccTCCTGAAAG AGGATCTAAATGGAGGATCTCCGAAGGCAGAGCTGTCTCCATGGAACAAGCTCATCAACATGTACAAGCAGAGACGGAAGCTTCCTGTTCCTAAG GAACACCCAGTGCAGCTGGAAATGGAAGAGGGAGCCACTCTGAATCTAACTGTTTATGAATTTGCAACACCCGAGCCTCATCTCATCTCTTCAGAATCCTCTGGTACTGCCCTGATCTATAG GTTTCCCGATGACAGAGCTGGGGAAACTGTTGGCCACTTTGGGAGAGCCCAGGGAGACCTGAGGACCAATGGACTGGAAGCTCCTGAAGCAGACTGA
- the LOC114020317 gene encoding uncharacterized protein LOC114020317 isoform X4, which yields MGCGREETSRPSVLQLVRNLFGLRQSAQEGPETRADAQERSNIGDREENSSLVPAGAESETGQPAGKELTGDHPIDEPRGDATGDLIGEIHGELKDISLGDTPSSRGRRSPPTLDHSGMEMGDSGDWALSDLSESGSCIGASVDEEEKQSMGSGATGEACGQRSGTGDAGGASAERWPLGSRPSVLQLVRNLFGLRQSAQEGPETRADAQERGDVGDREEDSSLVPAGAESETSQPAGKELTGDHPTDEPRGDATGDRMGEILGELKNSSLGGTPSSRGRRSPPTLDHSGMEMGDAGGFVNTAVGKDKTAQDPCNRISGREAERVGEASGDTGTWGKAGISQVPRADNEGIRPTAGPLALTAQDFRAKEEREHLLKEDLNGGSPKAELSPWNKLINMYKQRRKLPVPKEHPVQLEMEEGATLNLTVYEFATPEPHLISSESSGTALIYRFPDDRAGETVGHFGRAQGDLRTNGLEAPEAD from the exons CAGGCCCTCGGTGCTCCAGCTTGTTAGGAACCTCTTTGGGCTCAGGCAGAGCGCACAGGAGGGCCCAGAAACCAGAGCAGACGCACAAGAGCGGAGTAATATTGGGGACCGAGAAGAAAACAGCTCCCTGGTGCCTGCTGGGGCTGAGTCTGAGACCGGCCAGCCAGCGGGCAAAGAGCTAACTGGCGACCACCCGATCGATGAGCCCCGTGGAGATGCAACAGGCGACCTCATAGGGGAGATCCATGGCGAGCTGAAGGATATCAGTCTGGGGGACACCCCTTCCAGCCGTGGCAGGAGATCCCCTCCTACGCTGGACCACAGTGGCATGGAGATGGGAGACTCCGGTGACTGGGCCTTGTCAGACCTCTCCGAGAGCGGGAGCTGCATTGGCGCCAGCGTGGAcgaggaggagaagcagagcatGGGAAGTGGAGCAACAGGGGAGGCATGCGGGCAGCGCTCTGGGACAGGAGATGCGGGAGGAGCATCTGCTGAGAGATGGCCCTTGGGGAG CAGGCCCTCGGTGCTCCAGCTTGTTAGGAACCTCTTTGGGCTCAGGCAGAGCGCACAGGAGGGCCCAGAAACCAGAGCAGACGCACAAGAGAGAGGGGACGTCGGGGACCGAGAAGAAGACAGCTCCCTGGTGCCCGCTGGGGCTGAGTCTGAGACCAGCCAGCCAGCGGGCAAAGAGCTAACTGGCGACCACCCGACCGATGAGCCCCGTGGAGATGCAACAGGCGACCGCATGGGGGAGATCCTTGGAGAACTGAAGAATAGCAGTCTTGGGGGCACCCCTTCCAGCCGTGGCAGGAGATCCCCTCCTACGCTGGACCACAGTGGCATGGAGATGGGAGATGCCGGTGGCTTTGTCAACACTGCTGTGGGCAAAGATAAAACAGCCCAGGATCCGTGCAACAGAATCTCTGGCAGGGAAGCAGAGAGGGTGGGAGAAGCTTCTGGTGACACAGGAACATGGGGAAA GGCTGGGATCTCACAGGTTCCGCGTGCTGACAACGAAGGAATCAGACCGACTGCAGGACCCCTGGCACTGACCGCCCAGGACTTCCGTgccaaggaagagagagagcaccTCCTGAAAG AGGATCTAAATGGAGGATCTCCGAAGGCAGAGCTGTCTCCATGGAACAAGCTCATCAACATGTACAAGCAGAGACGGAAGCTTCCTGTTCCTAAG GAACACCCAGTGCAGCTGGAAATGGAAGAGGGAGCCACTCTGAATCTAACTGTTTATGAATTTGCAACACCCGAGCCTCATCTCATCTCTTCAGAATCCTCTGGTACTGCCCTGATCTATAG GTTTCCCGATGACAGAGCTGGGGAAACTGTTGGCCACTTTGGGAGAGCCCAGGGAGACCTGAGGACCAATGGACTGGAAGCTCCTGAAGCAGACTGA
- the LOC114020317 gene encoding uncharacterized protein LOC114020317 isoform X5 yields MGCGREETRPSVLQLVRNLFGLRQSAQEGPETRADAQERSNIGDREENSSLVPAGAESETGQPAGKELTGDHPIDEPRGDATGDLIGEIHGELKDISLGDTPSSRGRRSPPTLDHSGMEMGDSGDWALSDLSESGSCIGASVDEEEKQSMGSGATGEACGQRSGTGDAGGASAERWPLGSRPSVLQLVRNLFGLRQSAQEGPETRADAQERGDVGDREEDSSLVPAGAESETSQPAGKELTGDHPTDEPRGDATGDRMGEILGELKNSSLGGTPSSRGRRSPPTLDHSGMEMGDAGGFVNTAVGKDKTAQDPCNRISGREAERVGEASGDTGTWGKAGISQVPRADNEGIRPTAGPLALTAQDFRAKEEREHLLKEDLNGGSPKAELSPWNKLINMYKQRRKLPVPKEHPVQLEMEEGATLNLTVYEFATPEPHLISSESSGTALIYRFPDDRAGETVGHFGRAQGDLRTNGLEAPEAD; encoded by the exons GCCCTCGGTGCTCCAGCTTGTTAGGAACCTCTTTGGGCTCAGGCAGAGCGCACAGGAGGGCCCAGAAACCAGAGCAGACGCACAAGAGCGGAGTAATATTGGGGACCGAGAAGAAAACAGCTCCCTGGTGCCTGCTGGGGCTGAGTCTGAGACCGGCCAGCCAGCGGGCAAAGAGCTAACTGGCGACCACCCGATCGATGAGCCCCGTGGAGATGCAACAGGCGACCTCATAGGGGAGATCCATGGCGAGCTGAAGGATATCAGTCTGGGGGACACCCCTTCCAGCCGTGGCAGGAGATCCCCTCCTACGCTGGACCACAGTGGCATGGAGATGGGAGACTCCGGTGACTGGGCCTTGTCAGACCTCTCCGAGAGCGGGAGCTGCATTGGCGCCAGCGTGGAcgaggaggagaagcagagcatGGGAAGTGGAGCAACAGGGGAGGCATGCGGGCAGCGCTCTGGGACAGGAGATGCGGGAGGAGCATCTGCTGAGAGATGGCCCTTGGGGAG CAGGCCCTCGGTGCTCCAGCTTGTTAGGAACCTCTTTGGGCTCAGGCAGAGCGCACAGGAGGGCCCAGAAACCAGAGCAGACGCACAAGAGAGAGGGGACGTCGGGGACCGAGAAGAAGACAGCTCCCTGGTGCCCGCTGGGGCTGAGTCTGAGACCAGCCAGCCAGCGGGCAAAGAGCTAACTGGCGACCACCCGACCGATGAGCCCCGTGGAGATGCAACAGGCGACCGCATGGGGGAGATCCTTGGAGAACTGAAGAATAGCAGTCTTGGGGGCACCCCTTCCAGCCGTGGCAGGAGATCCCCTCCTACGCTGGACCACAGTGGCATGGAGATGGGAGATGCCGGTGGCTTTGTCAACACTGCTGTGGGCAAAGATAAAACAGCCCAGGATCCGTGCAACAGAATCTCTGGCAGGGAAGCAGAGAGGGTGGGAGAAGCTTCTGGTGACACAGGAACATGGGGAAA GGCTGGGATCTCACAGGTTCCGCGTGCTGACAACGAAGGAATCAGACCGACTGCAGGACCCCTGGCACTGACCGCCCAGGACTTCCGTgccaaggaagagagagagcaccTCCTGAAAG AGGATCTAAATGGAGGATCTCCGAAGGCAGAGCTGTCTCCATGGAACAAGCTCATCAACATGTACAAGCAGAGACGGAAGCTTCCTGTTCCTAAG GAACACCCAGTGCAGCTGGAAATGGAAGAGGGAGCCACTCTGAATCTAACTGTTTATGAATTTGCAACACCCGAGCCTCATCTCATCTCTTCAGAATCCTCTGGTACTGCCCTGATCTATAG GTTTCCCGATGACAGAGCTGGGGAAACTGTTGGCCACTTTGGGAGAGCCCAGGGAGACCTGAGGACCAATGGACTGGAAGCTCCTGAAGCAGACTGA